The stretch of DNA AAGGTAGATGCCGCCTTCGGCGATATCTCCGGCAAAGGGAACAACCCCCACATAGGCCCCTTTGAGAATGGTGGGCTCCATGCTGTCGCCGTCAACGCGGAAGGCGGCCACATCTGGGAAGTTGTACTGCGGCAGAACCCGAATGAAGGATTCCGGGGAGCCGGAGAACAGCCCCGTAGCTGCGCCGGCCCCAGTATTGCCATAGACCGGCACTGCTGGCAGGGCGTCGCCCTCCACGAGCTCCTTGGGAGCTTGCGGGCCTGTGCGTGACATGACGGCCCCTTCAAAAAACGCCTCTGGCCCTGCGGCCTGGACAATTTTTGAGATTGTTTCCATGGAAGGGTTTTTGGTTTCCCTGCTTATAATTTTGCTCAAAGAATTTTG from Desulfovibrio legallii encodes:
- a CDS encoding S24 family peptidase yields the protein MSRTGPQAPKELVEGDALPAVPVYGNTGAGAATGLFSGSPESFIRVLPQYNFPDVAAFRVDGDSMEPTILKGAYVGVVPFAGDIAEGGIYLVHMPPFGRVIKRLRMGADGAIVLHSDNSAYSPIPLPYEGYANVVLGRVVWIWQLC